From Danio rerio strain Tuebingen ecotype United States chromosome 7, GRCz12tu, whole genome shotgun sequence, the proteins below share one genomic window:
- the nod2 gene encoding nucleotide-binding oligomerization domain-containing protein 2 (The RefSeq protein has 6 substitutions compared to this genomic sequence) — protein MNAQQLILKQRAELLAVLCGGGSDEPLESVLDLLLAQEVLVWEDYLRVRVAEKPLCANIRQLLDLVYDKGEDACSYFLAAIEQELAEEQKAGLCFGNGCVMVGKDRPATATSTLLADRPMLVRRLRDNIDGALNILLTTGCFSIKDCDSVQLPVYTPSQQVRRLLDQVKFKGETAAKTLLEYLEQPEPTSPISAEKENTPSADCLVYQKKLRSSVASQSLFLSTYGGTGRFSLDDIYTDGHLEVMNSSGETTTLGLEDVVGPMGTLNEDADTVLVSGEAGSGKSTLVQRLHLLWAREALLLNTFLLFPFSCRKLNAEHRELSLKELLFLHCCWPDRNQDEVFQFILDHPHLVLFTFDGLDEFKLGFTDEERHCCPTKQVPIPVLLFNLLQGTLMKGVMKVVTSRPHAVGPSLKRYLRKEVLLKGFSPGGIDCFVKKHYSDPAMATRVIESVQGNTALLGLCHIPVFCWIVIKCYQELLAGQDGIPQTITDVYLLVLQHFFQRKSSQPQSGLGKAWLAEHLDTVLKLGELALEGLQTSCYVFSGYELQRNRITEQDVGIGFLIYCSDISVNDCKRYEFLHITLQCFFAALYVILNRNNDRSAISRLFQPRNRQVSGLSQSCLGQCMDHSVEESHEAETANLQITAQFVSGLLSQRHNNLLLECCPAAVRERNVKQVVKSLSKRMQRHFKSIPRPVEGEKKSMHAMPSFVWLIKCIYELQDNSIAQDAMAKLDVEHLKLTYCNIGPVECTALAYVLKNLRKPVGLQLDNNSVGDVGVEQLLPCLPMCHSLYLRNNNISDEGIRKLLEKGIECENFQKIALFNNKLTDTCTQYFSCLLKSKQNFLALRLGNNNITSVGAEQLAEGLSYNQSLQFLGLWGNKVGDRGAEVLADALTNSKTLIWLSLVDNGVGSAGACALAKFIRQNKSLEELWLNKNSICKEGVDCLIEALKMNTSVKKVWLRGNNLSPQEEEQLSQQECRLTF, from the exons ATGAACGCTCAACAGTTGATCCTCAAACAGCGAGCAGAGCTTCTGGCAGTTCTATGTGGTGGAGGTAGCGATGAACCTCTAGAGAGTGTTTTGGACCTGCTACTTGCTCAGGAAGTTCTTGTCTGGGAGGATTACCTTAGGGTACGAGTGGCAGAGAAACCCTTGTGTGCTAACATCAGGCAACTTTTAGATTTGGTGTATGACAAAGGAGAAGATGCATGCAGTTATTTTTTGGCTGCGATTGAGCAAGAATTAGCTGAGGAGCAAAAGGCTGGACTATGTTTTGGTAATGGATGCGTTATGGTGGGCAAGGACAGACCAGCCACTGCAACTTCAACATTACTGGCTGACAGGCCAATGTTAGTGAGACGGCTCAGAGATAATATTGATGGAGCACTAAATATTTTACTGACGACTGGTTGTTTCTCCATCAAAGATTGTGATAGTGTGCAGCTACCTGTATACACACCCTCACAACAG GTTCGAAGACTGTTAGACCAAGTAAAGTTTAAAGGGGAAACTGCTGCACAAACCTTACTGCAATATCTAGAGCAACCTGAGCCAACCTCACCAATCTCAGCAGAGAAAGAAAATACACCTTCCGCTG ATTGTCTGGTCTACCAGAAGAAGCTGCGAAGCTCTGTTGCATCCCAGTCCCTCTTCCTTAGCACCTATGGCGGGACAGGGCGTTTCTCATTGGATGACATTTACACTGATGGACATCTTGAAGTGATGAATAGCTCTGGTGAAACTACAACATTAGGGCTGGAGGATGTAGTGGGTCCCATGGGGACTCTTAATGAAGACGCTGACACCGTTCTTGTGTCTGGGGAGGCAGGAAGTGGCAAAAGCACATTAGTTCAGCGACTGCACTTGCTCTGGGCAAGAGAAGCTTTGCTGTTAAACACTTTTCTGCTGTTCCCCTTCAGTTGCCGCAAGCTAAATGCAGAGCACAGAGAGCTTTCTTTGAAAGAGCTCCTCTTCCTGCACTGCTGCTGGCCTGATCGAAACCAGGATGAGGTCTTCCAATTCATCCTAGACCACCCTCATTTGGTGCTCTTTACCTTTGACGGACTCGATGAGTTTAAACTGGGCTTCACAGATGAAGAACGTCACTGTTGCCCTACAAAGCAAGTGCCTATACCTGTATTGCTTTTCAATCTGTTGCAGGGTACCCTAATGAAGGGCGTTATGAAGGTGGTCACCAGCAGGCCACATGCTGTGGGCCCATCACTGAAGCGCTATCTCCGCAAAGAAGTGCTCCTCAAGGGGTTTTCTCCTGGAGGTATCGACTGCTTTGTTAAGAAACATTATAGTGACCCTGCAATGGCTACAAGAGTCATAGAGTCTGTCCAGGGTAACACTGCATTACTAGGTCTTTGCCACATTCCTGTCTTCTGCTGGATTGTGATCAAGTGCTACCAGGAACTCCTGGCTGGTCAAGATGGTATTCCTCAGACCATCACCGATGTCTACCTCCTCGTCTTACAGCATTTCTTTCAGCGAAAGTCATCTCAGCCCCAAAGTGGTCTGGGAAAGGCCTGGTTGGCTGAACATTTGGACACAGTGTTAAAGCTCGGAGAGTTGGCACTAGAAGGTCTGCAAACCTCCTGCTATGTGTTCTCAGGTTATGAGCTACAGAGAAACAGTATCACAGAGCAAGATGTCGGCATAGGCTTCCTCATTTACTGCAGTGACATATCTGTGAATGATTGTAAACGTTATGAATTTCTGCACATTACCTTACAGTGTTTTTTTGCTGCTCTGTATGTTATTCTGAATCGCAACAATGATCGTTCTGCTATCTCCAGACTCTTTCAGCCTCGCAACAGGCAGGTGTCAGGCTTGTCTCAAAGCTGTCTGGGACAATGTATGGATCACTCAGTAGAGGAGTCCCATGAGGCAGAGACAGCAAACCTTCAGATTACAGCTCAGTTTGTGTCAGGACTTTTATCCCAGCGGCACAATAATCTCTTCCTGGAGTGCTGTCCTGCTGTTGTGCGTGAACGCAATGTTAAGCAGGTAGTCAAGTCATTGTCCAAAAGAATGCAGAGACATTTCAAGTCCATTCCTCGTCCTGTAGAGGGTGAAAAGAAGAGCATGCATGCCATGCCAAGTTTTGTTTGGCTTATCAAGTGCATCTATGAATTGCAAGACAACAGTATTGCCCAAGATGCCATGGCTAAGTTGGATGTTGAGCACCTGAAGCTCACCTACTGTAACATTGGGCCTGTTGAATGCACTGCGCTGGCATATGTGCTCAAGAACTTGCGTAAACCAGTTGGACTACAGTTGGACAACAATTCAGTGGGAGATGTGGGTGTGGAGCAGCTTCTGCCGTGTCTGCCTATGTGCCACTCCCTTTA CTTAAGGAACAACAACATATCAGATGAAGGAATACGAAAACTTCTGGAAAAGGGAATAGAGTGTGAAAACTTCCAGAAAATAGC GCTTTTCAACAACAAGCTCACTGACACTTGCACCCAATACTTTTCTTGCCTGCTAAAATCAAAGCAGAACTTCCTGGCTTTGAG GCTTGGAAATAATAACATCACATCAGTTGGAGCAGAGCTGCTGGCAGAAGGCCTAAGCTACAACCAATCTTTACAGTTTCTGGG ATTATGGGGTAATAAAGTTGGGGACAGGGGAGCTGAGGTATTGGCGGATGCGCTGACGAATAGCAAAACACTAATATGGTTAAG